From the Butyrivibrio fibrisolvens genome, one window contains:
- the mreB gene encoding rod shape-determining protein, which yields MNNAFGIDLGTSTIKIYNKSTDSTLVQKNMIAIQNKTTVLAYGDEAYDMYEKAPSNIKVTYPLNNGVIADIKNMEMLVKLFVTDDMKGGLKPSDYYIAIPYDITEVEKRAFIDLIRDSNVKSKKVNVVYKAIADGLGMDVDVKNSNGVLVVNVGYDTTEISVLSLGGIVLSKLIKVGGRKFDESIRSAIRKEYSLIIGSKTAESVKIDLRELEKEGKPAIVYGRDIVTGLPIEREIPTDIVNNALVENFDTILDNVKATLERTPPELAADIYKHGLYLTGGASQVCHLAQRISNGCGLNVNISEEPVESVTLGLSKIIKDDQYKSLATLKE from the coding sequence TTGAATAACGCTTTCGGTATCGATCTTGGTACTAGCACTATCAAGATTTATAACAAATCAACAGATTCTACGCTTGTTCAGAAGAACATGATCGCTATTCAGAACAAGACAACAGTTCTTGCATACGGTGATGAAGCCTACGATATGTATGAGAAGGCTCCAAGCAATATCAAGGTTACATACCCTCTCAATAACGGTGTTATTGCAGACATCAAGAATATGGAGATGCTTGTCAAGCTCTTTGTTACAGATGATATGAAGGGTGGTCTCAAGCCGTCAGATTACTATATTGCAATCCCTTATGACATCACAGAAGTTGAGAAGAGAGCATTTATCGATCTTATCAGAGATTCTAATGTTAAGTCCAAGAAGGTCAATGTAGTATACAAGGCTATTGCAGACGGACTTGGAATGGACGTAGATGTTAAGAATTCCAACGGTGTTCTTGTAGTTAACGTAGGTTATGATACAACTGAGATATCAGTTCTGTCACTTGGAGGAATAGTTCTTAGTAAGCTCATCAAGGTTGGCGGACGTAAGTTCGACGAATCCATAAGAAGTGCAATACGTAAGGAATACAGCCTTATCATTGGATCTAAGACTGCAGAGAGCGTTAAGATCGATCTTCGCGAACTTGAAAAAGAAGGAAAGCCGGCTATTGTATACGGAAGAGATATTGTAACAGGTCTTCCTATAGAGCGTGAGATTCCTACTGATATTGTAAATAATGCACTTGTTGAGAACTTCGATACTATTCTTGATAATGTAAAAGCAACTCTTGAGAGAACTCCTCCGGAACTTGCTGCAGATATTTACAAGCATGGCCTCTATCTTACAGGCGGAGCTTCACAGGTTTGCCACCTTGCACAGAGGATCAGTAACGGTTGTGGACTTAATGTTAATATATCCGAAGAGCCGGTTGAATCCGTAACTCTTGGTCTTTCAAAAATAATCAAGGATGATCAGTACAAATCACTTGCTACGCTGAAGGAATGA
- the mreC gene encoding rod shape-determining protein MreC, translating to MSPVIKRGGDKFTIPGKYLLFILTIVAVALMVITLTTSLFSGIANTIAGFVVVPFQRGITTAGTWLISEADKLETIERLQSENDELQARVDQLTEENMQLTQDKYELNTLRQLYELDAQYESYEKVGAHVIAKDSGNWFYSFIIDKGLDDGLAIDMNIIAGGGLVGRITSIGPDWAKVTTIIADNFSVSGMVLSTSDNLIVTGNLESYEKGVISFSKLQDSADVVVIGDKVVTSNISDKYLPEILIGYITTIESDSNNLTKSGTLTPAVDFEHLDEVLVITTLKQTVEE from the coding sequence ATGAGTCCTGTGATAAAGAGAGGAGGAGATAAGTTTACCATCCCCGGTAAGTATCTCCTCTTTATTTTAACAATAGTGGCTGTCGCATTGATGGTCATAACACTTACAACAAGTCTTTTTTCCGGAATTGCCAATACGATCGCCGGATTTGTTGTGGTGCCTTTTCAAAGGGGAATAACAACTGCAGGTACATGGCTTATAAGTGAAGCTGACAAGCTTGAGACCATAGAAAGGCTTCAGTCTGAGAATGATGAGCTTCAGGCGCGTGTAGACCAGCTTACAGAAGAGAATATGCAGCTGACTCAGGACAAGTATGAGCTCAATACTTTAAGGCAGCTTTATGAGCTTGATGCTCAGTATGAGTCTTATGAGAAGGTTGGTGCACATGTAATAGCCAAGGATTCAGGTAACTGGTTCTATAGCTTTATCATTGATAAAGGTCTGGATGATGGACTTGCTATTGATATGAATATCATAGCCGGTGGCGGCCTTGTTGGCAGGATCACATCTATTGGACCGGACTGGGCCAAGGTTACAACCATTATTGCGGATAATTTTTCTGTAAGTGGAATGGTTCTATCAACCTCAGATAATCTGATAGTAACAGGTAATCTTGAATCTTATGAAAAGGGCGTTATCTCTTTTTCTAAGCTTCAGGACAGTGCGGATGTTGTTGTAATAGGTGATAAGGTAGTAACATCCAATATTTCAGATAAATATCTTCCTGAAATACTCATAGGATACATAACTACTATAGAATCGGATTCCAATAACCTTACAAAGTCGGGAACACTTACACCTGCGGTTGACTTCGAGCATCTTGATGAGGTGCTTGTTATAACTACTCTCAAGCAGACTGTTGAAGAATAA
- the mreD gene encoding rod shape-determining protein MreD produces MRKFLVTLIMIITCFVLQTAVFRYFAFGGTVPNCLMIITCSSGIMRGEKHGLLAGFIAGLLVDIFFADFIGLYAILYMYAGFFAGLFHKIFFPENIILPLTLIIVGDFMYQFLCYVLMFLLRAKFDISYYMAHQIIPEVVYTAIIALLLYPVILKVNTKLDDIIQRSATKFV; encoded by the coding sequence ATGCGTAAATTCTTAGTTACTTTGATAATGATAATTACATGCTTTGTTCTGCAGACAGCTGTATTTAGATACTTTGCTTTTGGCGGGACAGTTCCGAACTGCCTTATGATCATTACTTGTTCAAGTGGTATCATGAGGGGAGAGAAGCATGGACTTTTAGCTGGTTTTATAGCCGGCCTTCTTGTGGACATATTTTTTGCTGATTTTATCGGTTTATATGCAATTCTCTACATGTATGCCGGATTCTTTGCCGGCCTGTTTCATAAGATCTTTTTTCCGGAGAATATAATACTGCCGCTCACACTTATAATCGTGGGTGATTTTATGTATCAGTTTTTGTGCTATGTGCTGATGTTCCTTCTTCGTGCGAAGTTCGATATCAGTTATTATATGGCTCACCAGATCATTCCGGAAGTTGTATATACTGCGATCATAGCTTTGTTACTGTATCCGGTTATACTAAAAGTAAATACCAAGTTAGATGACATAATCCAAAGGAGTGCTACTAAGTTTGTTTGA
- a CDS encoding penicillin-binding transpeptidase domain-containing protein has translation MFDDVKEAVLKFITSRFTVIALVMILAASGILYRLFELQIINGESYLESFQLRIEKTKDIQATRGNIYDRNGNLLAYNELANNVVIEDVYESDSLRDENINETINKVIDIVESNGDTVVNDLSIQLDENGDFEYTVEGTTLLRFLADIYGHTTIDQLAYEERTATPDEVMEYLGKKFEIGALTDPEDKKSFEAGYGYTNDRFLKVVTLRYYMSLNSYQKYIDTTIAEAVSDQTVSDIMENSDVLLGVSIEENTARKYVDAEYFALILGYTGKVSSTELAQLQADYPDMDYDSSDTVGKSGIEQAMESTLQGTKGSETVYVDTVGQVLETTNYVEPRSGNDVYLTIDKNLQEACYDILESRLAGILVNKIVNAKTVSTTVKTSDLKIAIYDVYFKLFENSVIDTTHFTEDDAKETELKVLSVFNSKQEAVLEGLRSELMEKQTPYNELSLEYKNYETYITTILRDNNVLVNEDTEDDTYVTYTKDESISLYEYLHYAIAQNWIDITKLSLDSQYTDSEEIYEHIVSYITDKLGNDLTFSKMLYRYILEDDLISGRDCCNVLLEQGVVKLEDSELKSWNAGNESAYTFIINRINNLELTPAQLNLDPCSGSIVITDVNTGDVLALVSYPGYDNNRMANGVDAEYYAKLRADLSTPLYNYATQQRTAPGSTFKPLSATAGLMEGVITTTSSIRCTGTFDKFTNGPHCWIYPSSHGELTVSGGITNSCNCFFYEVGYRLGSENGTYNSDKGLEILKKYCDMYGLTEKSGIEIEESAPIVSTQDAVRSAIGQGTNSFTTVQLARYITTVANSGTCFNLTLIDKTTDSNGNLLQEYSATVRNTVDLPSSYWDAIHSGMRGVVEKRSDYSDLNVQVAGKTGTAQERSDRANHALFVSYAPYNNPEISITTRVAFGYTSSYAAQITRDVYDYYYNVDAREELLDGSAQSLEGGGTGD, from the coding sequence TTGTTTGATGATGTAAAAGAAGCAGTTCTCAAATTTATCACTTCAAGATTCACAGTTATCGCGCTGGTCATGATACTGGCAGCGAGCGGTATTTTGTACCGCCTTTTTGAACTGCAGATAATTAATGGTGAATCATATCTTGAATCTTTCCAATTACGAATAGAGAAGACCAAGGACATTCAGGCAACCCGTGGTAATATCTATGATCGTAACGGTAACCTTCTTGCTTATAACGAACTTGCCAACAATGTTGTAATAGAAGACGTCTATGAATCTGATTCCCTAAGAGATGAGAATATCAACGAAACGATCAACAAGGTCATAGACATAGTTGAGAGTAACGGTGATACTGTAGTCAATGATCTTAGTATACAGCTGGATGAAAACGGTGATTTTGAATATACTGTAGAAGGAACAACACTTCTTAGATTCCTTGCGGATATCTATGGCCATACTACTATTGACCAGCTTGCTTATGAGGAGAGAACTGCAACTCCCGATGAAGTTATGGAATATCTTGGCAAGAAATTTGAGATAGGAGCGCTTACAGATCCTGAGGACAAGAAGAGTTTTGAAGCAGGATACGGATATACCAATGACAGGTTCCTTAAAGTTGTAACGCTCAGATATTATATGAGTCTTAATTCCTACCAAAAGTATATTGATACTACTATTGCAGAAGCTGTATCTGATCAGACTGTTTCTGATATCATGGAGAACAGTGATGTACTTCTTGGTGTAAGTATAGAAGAGAATACTGCCAGAAAGTATGTTGATGCGGAATACTTTGCGCTGATCTTGGGATACACTGGTAAAGTGTCATCTACGGAACTTGCCCAGCTTCAGGCTGATTATCCGGATATGGACTACGATTCCAGTGATACAGTAGGTAAGTCGGGTATAGAACAGGCCATGGAATCAACGCTTCAGGGTACCAAGGGTTCTGAGACTGTATATGTTGATACAGTGGGTCAGGTACTTGAGACTACCAATTATGTTGAGCCAAGGTCGGGTAATGATGTATACCTTACTATCGACAAGAACTTGCAGGAAGCCTGCTATGACATTCTTGAATCAAGACTTGCAGGTATCCTTGTTAATAAGATTGTCAATGCCAAGACTGTAAGCACAACGGTCAAGACTTCAGATCTTAAGATCGCTATTTATGATGTTTATTTCAAACTCTTTGAAAACTCTGTTATTGATACAACTCATTTCACCGAGGATGATGCAAAGGAAACAGAACTTAAAGTACTTTCTGTGTTTAACAGTAAGCAGGAAGCAGTACTTGAAGGCCTTAGAAGCGAACTCATGGAGAAACAGACACCATATAATGAGCTTTCGCTTGAATACAAGAATTATGAGACCTATATCACTACAATACTTCGTGATAATAACGTCCTTGTAAATGAAGACACTGAAGATGATACTTATGTAACCTATACCAAGGATGAGAGTATTTCTTTGTATGAGTATCTGCATTATGCAATAGCCCAGAACTGGATAGATATCACCAAGCTTAGTCTTGACAGCCAGTATACGGATTCCGAAGAAATATACGAACACATAGTTTCTTATATAACTGATAAACTTGGAAATGATCTTACATTTAGTAAGATGCTCTATCGATACATCCTTGAAGATGATCTTATCTCAGGAAGAGATTGCTGCAACGTACTTCTGGAGCAGGGCGTAGTAAAGCTTGAAGACAGCGAATTAAAATCCTGGAATGCAGGTAATGAATCTGCATATACTTTTATCATTAATCGTATAAATAATCTTGAGCTTACACCTGCGCAGCTTAACCTTGATCCATGTTCAGGATCCATCGTTATTACTGATGTTAATACAGGTGATGTGCTTGCACTTGTATCATATCCGGGATATGACAATAACAGAATGGCCAATGGTGTTGATGCTGAGTATTATGCAAAGCTTCGCGCAGATCTTTCTACTCCTCTTTATAATTATGCAACTCAGCAGAGGACTGCTCCTGGTTCAACATTTAAACCGCTTTCTGCAACAGCAGGGCTTATGGAAGGGGTTATAACAACAACCTCCAGCATCAGATGTACAGGTACTTTTGATAAATTTACCAATGGTCCTCACTGTTGGATATATCCAAGTTCGCATGGTGAACTTACTGTTTCCGGTGGTATTACTAATTCATGTAACTGCTTTTTCTATGAAGTTGGATACAGACTTGGAAGTGAGAATGGAACCTACAATTCTGATAAGGGTCTTGAAATTCTCAAAAAGTACTGTGATATGTATGGTCTTACAGAAAAGAGCGGAATCGAGATAGAAGAAAGTGCTCCTATCGTATCTACCCAGGATGCGGTCAGATCTGCTATCGGTCAGGGTACAAACTCATTTACAACGGTTCAGCTTGCCCGCTATATTACAACAGTTGCTAATTCCGGAACTTGTTTCAACCTGACTCTTATAGATAAGACTACAGATTCTAACGGTAATCTTCTCCAGGAGTATTCTGCTACTGTAAGAAATACAGTTGATCTGCCCTCGAGCTACTGGGATGCAATTCATTCAGGTATGAGAGGCGTTGTTGAGAAAAGAAGTGATTATTCTGATCTTAATGTTCAGGTAGCAGGTAAGACAGGTACAGCGCAGGAGAGAAGTGATAGAGCTAACCACGCTCTGTTTGTAAGCTATGCTCCTTACAATAATCCGGAGATTTCTATCACAACGCGAGTGGCCTTTGGTTATACATCAAGTTATGCTGCACAGATAACACGTGATGTATATGATTATTATTACAATGTAGATGCAAGAGAAGAGCTTCTTGATGGTTCTGCTCAGTCCCTTGAAGGCGGCGGAACAGGAGATTGA